One window from the genome of Anser cygnoides isolate HZ-2024a breed goose chromosome 8, Taihu_goose_T2T_genome, whole genome shotgun sequence encodes:
- the PIGC gene encoding phosphatidylinositol N-acetylglucosaminyltransferase subunit C produces the protein MVCAQVETSPRRCWQKVLYERQPFPDNYVDQRFLEELRKNVHARQYQYWAVVFESGAVVQQLCSVCVFVVTWWYMDAGVLSPQGLFGAALASSLLGYVLFDAIDAGVGRRESGRTRWADLKSTLVFIAFTYGFSPVLKTLTESISTDTIYAMSVFMLLGHLIFFDYGANAAIVSSTLSLNMAIFASVCLASRLPRSLHAFVMVTFAMQIFALWPMLQKKLKARTPRCYVAVTVLFALAALAGMASVSSVGAVLFASLLLSISCLCPYCLIRLQQLKDNIHGPWDEAEIKEDLSRFLM, from the coding sequence ATGGTGTGTGCGCAGGTGGAGACGAGCCCCAGGCGGTGCTGGCAGAAGGTGCTGTACGAGCGGCAGCCCTTCCCGGATAACTACGTGGACCAGCGGttcctggaggagctgcggAAGAACGTCCATGCCCGCCAGTACCAGTACTGGGCCGTGGTCTTCGAGTCGGGGGCCGtggtgcagcagctctgcagcgtCTGTGTTTTCGTCGTCACCTGGTGGTACATGGACGCCGGGGTGCTGAGCCCGCAGGGGCTTTTTGGGGCTGCCCTGGCCTCCTCCCTGCTCGGCTATGTGCTCTTCGATGCCATCGACGCCGGGGTTGGACGGCGAGAGAGCGGGCGGACGCGGTGGGCAGACCTGAAGAGCACGCTGGTGTTCATCGCCTTCACCTACGGCTTCTCCCCCGTGCTGAAGACGCTGACGGAGTCCATCAGCACGGACACTATCTACGCCATGTCGGTCTTCATGCTCCTCGGCCACCTCATCTTCTTCGACTACGGCGCAAACGCCGCCATCGTGTCCAGCACACTGTCCCTTAACATGGCCATCTTCGCCTCGGTGTGCCTGGCCTCGCGCCTGCCTCGCTCCCTCCACGCCTTCGTCATGGTCACCTTTGCCATGCAGATCTTCGCCCTCTGGCCCATGCTGCAGAAGAAGCTGAAGGCCCGGACACCCCGGTGCTATGTGGCAGTGACCGTGCTCTTCGCGCTGGCGGCACTGGCAGGCATGGCGAGTGTCTCCAGTGTGGGTGCTGTGCTCTTTGCctcactgctgctctccatcTCTTGCCTCTGCCCTTACTGCCTCATCCGGCTTCAGCAGCTCAAGGACAACATCCACGGGCCGTGGGACGAGGCTGAAATCAAGGAGGACCTTTCCAGGTTCCTCATGTAG